One part of the Magallana gigas chromosome 5, xbMagGiga1.1, whole genome shotgun sequence genome encodes these proteins:
- the LOC105341568 gene encoding uncharacterized protein yields the protein MLVALRTAPNHSWMNPAERCMSILNLALQHVALARKEMEPTYENAVKHKSTLGAVRNLANIKTGFKDAFAESVGSVIELVNSRFKRMKLKDEHLKVYTGIPDEEIQASLDVVGQVLNSNLTVDMSTGDLRKVKNLQTFLADHGKSSHYMFQLKKCNNCAYCTVINPPRLPVAEFQSLHFLPDPVPGGDGHYQTFEEVYGQVTGDTYRPSAQVQDDPATANDRRNRDTFKTQKVRDVIVCGECSKPRCVYSDKKLTREQEELLLRLKEDHVYTCGDPMVAEDVEDPGMVVREAINCTTEVETSYFSTSLKHYLPPVCVHCGSVDSLLDDTDPYISSLFEQYSIVRPICQICKNNGKDARTWGKKFLPKKCRR from the exons ATGCTAGTTGCTCTAAGAACTGCACCAAACCACAGCTGGATGAATCCAGCAGAAAGGTGCatgtcaattttaaatttagcaCTGCAACATGTTGCTCTTGCAAGAAAAGAAATGGAACCCACATATGAAAATGCTGTCAAACACAAATCTACACTTGGTGCTGTGCGTAATTTGGCTAACATTAAGACTGGTTTCAAAGATGCTTTTGCTGAATCTGTTGGGAGTGTCATTGAACTTGTTAACTCTCGTTTCAAGAGAATGAAACtgaaagatgaacatttaaAAGTATACACAGGCATTCCAGATGAAGAAATTCAAGCCTCTCTTGATGTTGTTGGTCAGGTCCTTAATTCCAATCTCACTGTTGACATGTCTACGGGAGATTTACGTAAGGTTAAGAACTTGCAG ACCTTCTTGGCTGACCATGGAAAGAGTAGTCACTACATGTTCCAGTTGAAAAAGTGCAATAACTGTGCCTATTGCACAGTTATTAACCCTCCAAGGCTTCCTGTTGCTGAATTCCAGAGTTTGCATTTTCTGCCTGACCCTGTTCCTGGAGGAGATGGCCATTATCAAACCTTTGAGGAG GTGTATGGACAAGTAACAGGCGATACATACAGGCCGAGTGCTCAAGTACAGGATGATCCTGCCACTGCCAACGACAGGCGTAACCGAGATACATTTAAGACCCAAAAAGTTCGTGATGTTATTGTATGTGGAGAGTGCTCAAAACCAAGATGTGTCTACAGTGATAAAAAGCTTACCCGTGAACAA GAGGAACTGTTGCTGCGTTTAAAGGAGGATCATGTTTACACTTGTGGAGACCCCATGGTAGCAGAGGATGTGGAAGATCCAGGCATGGTTGTTCGTGAGGCCATAAACTGCACAACAGAAGTGGAAACAAGTTATTTCTCAACCTCCTTAAAGCACTACTTACCTCCAGTTTGTGTTCACTGCGGAAGTGTTGACAGTCTTTTAGATGATACAGACCCTTACATTTCTAGCTTATTTGAGCAATATTCTATTGTTAGACCCATATGCcagatttgtaaaaataatggcAAAGATGCAAGAacatggggaaaaaaatttCTGCCTAAGAAGTGCAGAAGATAA